A section of the Neisseria dumasiana genome encodes:
- a CDS encoding S24 family peptidase codes for MDTRAIRRDNLRLLSEKYGGQRALAEAANLTPNQLNHIIGPNPVRNLGEQLARRIEANLKLPSGYLDLPHHTEDTNFSHGSSLIPIVDIVGDESDGSYKIVLLNEGIMTKQWAVERNLDPNNLFQYEMSDENMYPNILKGDSLIVDTKKKNITNSGVYVFFNNGIVSVKRFFFLLGNDVKIANDSADKTLYPDIATSYENLSLIQIIGQVVAIQRNLPS; via the coding sequence ATGGATACTAGAGCGATTAGACGGGATAATTTACGATTATTATCCGAAAAGTATGGAGGTCAGCGTGCCTTAGCGGAAGCAGCTAACCTCACACCAAATCAGTTGAATCATATAATTGGACCTAACCCTGTTAGAAATTTAGGCGAGCAGCTGGCAAGGAGAATTGAAGCGAATTTGAAGCTGCCTTCAGGTTATCTTGATCTACCTCACCATACTGAAGATACAAATTTTTCACATGGTTCATCTTTGATACCCATTGTAGATATAGTGGGAGACGAGAGTGATGGTAGCTATAAAATTGTACTTTTGAATGAAGGCATCATGACTAAGCAATGGGCTGTTGAACGGAATCTCGACCCAAACAACCTATTTCAATATGAGATGTCAGATGAAAATATGTATCCCAATATTTTAAAAGGGGATAGTTTAATAGTTGATACAAAAAAGAAAAATATAACTAATTCAGGTGTTTATGTTTTTTTTAATAATGGAATTGTAAGTGTTAAGCGTTTTTTCTTTTTACTAGGTAATGATGTGAAAATAGCAAACGATAGCGCAGATAAAACACTTTACCCTGATATTGCCACCTCCTATGAAAATCTTTCTTTAATTCAAATTATCGGTCAAGTTGTTGCCATCCAAAGGAATCTCCCCTCGTAA
- a CDS encoding transcriptional regulator has protein sequence MKLSEYLRKMPRGYRFELAKILKCHPAYISHISTGYRKPSPQMAVDIEKATNNEVSRYDLRDDAEHIWGKRQEA, from the coding sequence ATGAAGTTATCTGAATATCTGAGAAAAATGCCTAGAGGTTACAGGTTTGAGTTGGCAAAAATTTTAAAATGCCATCCTGCATACATTTCACATATATCTACTGGTTATAGAAAACCTTCTCCACAAATGGCAGTGGATATTGAGAAGGCCACAAATAATGAAGTATCTCGTTATGATTTGCGAGATGATGCTGAGCATATTTGGGGCAAACGGCAGGAAGCATAA
- a CDS encoding AbrB/MazE/SpoVT family DNA-binding domain-containing protein encodes MKLQKWGNSAAVRFPKEIISQLGLQIGDELQTEVRGQTIVIKAVKRPRYKLSELLSEMQGDAPRAEGWEEMPDVGKEIAE; translated from the coding sequence ATGAAGTTACAGAAATGGGGAAACAGCGCGGCAGTACGCTTTCCCAAAGAGATTATCAGCCAGCTCGGTTTGCAAATTGGCGATGAACTGCAAACCGAAGTCAGAGGGCAAACGATCGTGATTAAGGCAGTGAAACGACCACGATATAAGCTGTCGGAATTGCTATCAGAGATGCAAGGTGATGCCCCTCGTGCTGAAGGGTGGGAAGAAATGCCGGATGTTGGCAAGGAGATTGCCGAATGA
- a CDS encoding type II toxin-antitoxin system PemK/MazF family toxin: MTYIPEKGDIIHLRFDPASGKEMQGDHFALVVSAKAFNKAMGLVFACPISQGKAEAARGMLSSLLGAGTHTQGNIHCHQLKSLDWKARKAALKEKVPDYVVQDVLSRIAAILELD, from the coding sequence ATGACGTATATCCCGGAAAAAGGCGATATTATCCATCTTCGATTTGATCCTGCATCAGGAAAGGAAATGCAGGGAGATCATTTTGCTTTGGTGGTATCGGCCAAAGCATTTAACAAAGCGATGGGACTGGTTTTTGCCTGTCCCATTTCACAAGGCAAAGCCGAAGCCGCTAGGGGAATGCTTTCCAGCCTGCTCGGAGCCGGAACCCATACTCAAGGTAATATTCATTGCCACCAGCTCAAATCTCTTGACTGGAAGGCACGAAAAGCAGCGTTGAAAGAGAAGGTTCCCGATTATGTGGTGCAAGATGTTTTATCCCGCATTGCGGCTATTTTGGAACTTGATTGA
- a CDS encoding phosphoglycerate kinase — MGLDMYGYTMRAEFAGDRQTDVMPKTDEEREQAQLTDIAYWRKFNHLHGWMEELYREKGGQDEVFNCRTVRLELADLVRLEQALENDELEYTPGFFFGGEEVYPEDIEDTKKFIAAAREAIANGLAVFYDSWW, encoded by the coding sequence ATGGGATTGGACATGTACGGCTACACCATGCGTGCCGAGTTTGCGGGCGACCGACAAACCGATGTGATGCCAAAAACTGATGAAGAGCGCGAGCAGGCGCAGCTAACCGATATTGCCTATTGGCGCAAATTCAATCATCTGCATGGTTGGATGGAAGAGCTTTACAGAGAAAAAGGCGGGCAAGACGAGGTGTTTAACTGCCGCACGGTAAGGCTGGAGTTAGCGGACTTGGTACGGTTGGAGCAGGCGTTAGAAAACGACGAACTGGAATATACACCGGGCTTTTTCTTCGGCGGCGAGGAGGTATACCCCGAAGATATAGAGGATACCAAGAAATTTATTGCAGCCGCCCGCGAAGCCATAGCAAACGGCTTGGCAGTCTTTTATGACAGTTGGTGGTAA
- a CDS encoding zeta toxin family protein translates to MTKQEDVAFEMIWDGLVSETQVRPSSLPKGFVLGGQPGAGKSNLVQKIRAELNRNLLVINGDEFRRYHPDFDDIQAQYGKDAPKYTAAFSGMMTERVIAKALAEGYNVSVEGTFRTADVPMKTLDDMRRHGYETAVYIQTTPAEVSWQSTLERYEQMVLLGEMPRYTDKAHHDLVVELLPKNADAVFLSGKADHFRVYNRDGLVFDDRIHVGQMPGAAIDYELHRNERELGKIRADFQKNTHLLSPAQKQVIQAGEAVIKGLSPAEQMQARINLYGNLLAQIKERHLSLGGSEPER, encoded by the coding sequence ATGACAAAGCAAGAAGATGTTGCTTTTGAAATGATTTGGGACGGCTTGGTGTCTGAAACACAAGTCCGTCCTTCTTCTTTGCCCAAAGGTTTTGTATTGGGCGGGCAACCCGGGGCGGGCAAATCCAACTTGGTTCAAAAAATCAGGGCCGAACTCAACCGCAATCTTTTGGTTATCAACGGTGACGAGTTCCGCCGCTACCATCCTGATTTTGACGATATTCAGGCTCAATATGGCAAGGATGCTCCCAAATATACGGCCGCTTTTTCGGGAATGATGACAGAAAGGGTTATAGCAAAGGCTCTTGCTGAAGGATATAACGTGAGTGTCGAGGGTACTTTTCGCACAGCCGACGTGCCGATGAAAACCTTAGATGATATGCGCCGCCACGGTTATGAAACGGCCGTCTATATCCAAACCACCCCTGCCGAAGTGAGCTGGCAAAGCACGCTCGAGCGATACGAACAAATGGTGTTGTTAGGCGAAATGCCCCGATACACCGATAAAGCGCATCATGATTTGGTGGTGGAATTGCTGCCGAAAAATGCGGATGCCGTTTTTCTATCAGGCAAAGCCGATCATTTCAGGGTATATAACAGGGACGGTTTGGTGTTTGACGACCGTATCCACGTCGGACAGATGCCCGGTGCGGCCATCGATTACGAACTACACCGCAATGAGCGGGAACTCGGGAAGATTCGGGCGGATTTTCAAAAGAACACCCATCTTTTATCCCCTGCCCAAAAGCAAGTAATACAGGCGGGCGAAGCCGTAATCAAAGGGCTTTCGCCTGCCGAACAGATGCAGGCACGGATTAATCTTTATGGGAATTTGTTAGCCCAAATTAAAGAGCGGCATCTTTCATTGGGCGGCTCCGAACCCGAACGTTAA